The following coding sequences lie in one Glycine max cultivar Williams 82 chromosome 19, Glycine_max_v4.0, whole genome shotgun sequence genomic window:
- the LOC100817854 gene encoding transcription factor MYB60, giving the protein MGRPPCCDKVGIKKGPWTPEEDIILVSYIQEHGPGNWRSVPTNTGLSRCSKSCRLRWTNYLRPGIKRGNFTPHEEGMIIHLQALLGNKWAAIASYLPQRTDNDIKNYWNTHLKKKLKKFQAALDPHSASDSTASGQFLPKSFSDRRSLDISSSNNNHGSSIRLSHQSQSSSTTYASSTENISRLLEGWMRSSPKPLKGSSSQDDEDIQLQGINDDDKNNNNFESTTKLVNLHHLQHKVRNKDEHQEGGGGGVDNMVSHEEFDSILSFENLNNAAWDKSTCDSMPEKSSEAAAEYSVDHHHDIAAHERNNIRQKSENSGAPPLSFLEKWLLDESVGHQVEEMMELSPMF; this is encoded by the exons ATGGGGAGGCCTCCTTGCTGTGACAAAGTTGGCATCAAGAAAGGTCCATGGACACCTGAGGAGGATATCATCCTTGTCTCTTACATCCAAGAACATGGTCCAGGAAATTGGAGATCAGTGCCTACTAATACTG GGTTATCAAGGTGCAGCAAAAGTTGCAGGCTTAGATGGACAAATTACCTCAGGCCAGGAATCAAGAGAGGGAACTTCACTCCCCATGAGGAAGGAATGATAATTCACTTGCAAGCTCTACTGGGTAACAA ATGGGCAGCCATAGCTTCCTATCTTCCACAAAGAACAGACAATGACATAAAGAATTATTGGAACACCCATCTAAAGAAGAAGCTGAAGAAATTTCAAGCAGCCTTGGATCCACACTCAGCATCAGACTCAACAGCAAGTGGTCAGTTTCTACCAAAGAGCTTTAGTGACAGAAGAAGCTTAGacatcagcagcagcaacaataaTCATGGCTCATCCATTAGGCTTAGTCATCAGTCTCAGTCCTCTTCCACAACATATGCCTCAAGCACTGAGAACATCTCAAGACTCTTGGAAGGTTGGATGAGATCTTCCCCAAAGCCACTCAAGGGATCATCATCCCAAGATGATGAAGATATTCAGCTCCAAGGCATcaatgatgatgataaaaataacaacaactTTGAAAGCACTACTAAGCTAGTGAACCTTCATCATCTTCAGCACAAAGTAAGAAACAAAGATGAGCATCAagagggtggtggtggtggcgtaGATAACATGGTTTCTCATGAAGAGTTTGATTCTATTTTGTCTTTTGAGAACCTTAACAATGCTGCTTGGGACAAGTCCACTTGTGATTCCATGCCAGAAAAGAGTTCTGAAGCTGCTGCTGAGTATTCTGTTGATCATCATCATGATATAGCTGCTCATGAGAGGAACAACATTAGGCAAAAATCTGAGAACAGTGGTGCTCCTCCATTGTCATTTCTTGAGAAGTGGCTCTTGGATGAAAGTGTTGGTCACCAAGTGGAGGAGATGATGGAGTTGTCTCCTATGTTCTAA